From the Solibacillus sp. FSL R5-0449 genome, one window contains:
- the acnA gene encoding aconitate hydratase AcnA produces MANLHNSRSTFEVNGKTYNYFRLAAIEEAGIAKVSRLPYSIKVLLESVLRQYDNYVIKDEHVNELANFGNHNADAEVPFKPSRVVLQDFTGVPVVVDLASLRSAMKEMGGDPAKINPAIPVDLVIDHSVQVDKYGNAAALQANMDLEFERNAERYNFLKWAQTAYDNFRAVPPATGIVHQVNLEYLAPIVHVNETEEGLVAFPDSVVGTDSHTTMINGIGVLGWGVGGIEAEAGMLGQPSYFPIPDVIGVKLVGELPNGTTATDLALKVTQVLRARGVVNKFVEFFGPGVPGLPLADRATISNMAPEYGATCGFFAVDEESLNYMRLTGRDEEHIAVVEAYLKANDMFFNPELEPVYTDVLEINLADIEANLSGPKRPQDLIPLTEMKKVYRESVVAPQGTQGFGLTEEEFSKTSTANFADGAVEIPAGAVAIAAITSCTNTSNPYVLLAAGLVAKKAVELGIKPAKWVKTSLAPGSKVVTGYLEESGLQDYFDQIGFNTVGYGCTTCIGNSGPLLPEIEDAIKSNDLFVTSVLSGNRNFEGRVHPLVKANFLASPPLVVAYALAGTVDIDLQKDAIAVTPEGKEVFFADIWPSTEEVNEVLNKVVTRELFQKEYETVFTANEAWNAIETSTENLYTFDDKSTYIQNPPFFTGLSKEPGAIQTLAGMRVMAKFGDSITTDHISPAGAIGKDTPAGKYLIENGVAIRDFNSYGSRRGNHEVMMRGTFANIRIRNQIAPGTEGGFTTYWPTGEVEYIYDACMKYKEAGTGLVVLAGNDYGMGSSRDWAAKGTFLLGVKTVIAQSYERIHRSNLVMMGVLPLQFMAGESAETLGLKGDETIDVNLTDDVKPRDILTVTATSPEGKVTEFKALARFDSEVEVDYYRHGGILQMVLRAKAAQQ; encoded by the coding sequence ATGGCAAACTTACACAACAGTCGTTCGACTTTTGAAGTTAACGGTAAAACTTATAACTATTTCCGTTTAGCTGCAATTGAAGAAGCTGGTATCGCAAAAGTATCACGCCTACCTTATTCAATTAAAGTATTATTAGAATCAGTATTACGTCAATATGATAACTATGTAATTAAAGACGAGCATGTTAATGAATTAGCTAACTTCGGTAATCACAATGCAGATGCTGAAGTACCATTCAAACCTTCTCGCGTAGTATTACAAGACTTCACTGGTGTTCCAGTAGTAGTTGACTTAGCTTCATTACGTTCTGCAATGAAAGAAATGGGTGGAGACCCAGCTAAAATCAACCCTGCAATTCCTGTAGACCTTGTAATTGACCACTCAGTACAAGTAGACAAATACGGTAACGCAGCAGCATTACAAGCGAACATGGATTTAGAGTTCGAACGTAACGCTGAACGTTATAACTTCTTAAAATGGGCTCAAACTGCTTATGATAACTTCCGCGCTGTACCACCAGCAACTGGTATCGTACACCAAGTTAACTTAGAGTACTTAGCTCCAATCGTTCACGTTAACGAAACAGAAGAAGGTTTAGTAGCATTCCCTGACTCAGTAGTAGGTACTGACTCTCACACAACTATGATCAACGGTATCGGTGTTCTAGGTTGGGGTGTTGGTGGTATCGAAGCTGAAGCTGGTATGTTAGGTCAACCATCTTACTTCCCAATTCCTGATGTTATCGGTGTTAAATTAGTAGGCGAATTACCAAACGGTACTACAGCTACTGACTTAGCATTAAAAGTAACTCAAGTATTACGTGCTCGTGGCGTAGTAAACAAATTCGTTGAGTTCTTCGGACCTGGCGTACCTGGTTTACCATTAGCTGACCGTGCTACAATCTCAAACATGGCTCCAGAATACGGTGCTACTTGTGGTTTCTTCGCAGTTGATGAAGAATCATTAAACTACATGCGCTTAACTGGCCGTGACGAAGAGCACATTGCTGTTGTTGAAGCTTACTTAAAAGCTAACGACATGTTCTTCAACCCAGAATTAGAGCCTGTATACACTGACGTTTTAGAAATCAACTTAGCTGACATCGAAGCTAACCTTTCTGGTCCTAAACGTCCACAAGATTTAATTCCTTTAACTGAAATGAAAAAAGTTTACCGTGAGTCAGTAGTAGCTCCTCAAGGTACACAAGGTTTCGGTTTAACAGAAGAAGAATTCTCAAAAACATCTACTGCTAACTTTGCAGACGGTGCTGTTGAAATTCCAGCTGGTGCGGTAGCAATCGCAGCCATCACTTCTTGTACAAACACATCTAACCCATACGTATTATTAGCTGCTGGTTTAGTTGCTAAAAAAGCTGTAGAGTTAGGTATTAAACCTGCTAAGTGGGTTAAAACTTCATTAGCTCCAGGTTCTAAAGTAGTTACTGGCTACTTAGAAGAATCAGGTTTACAAGACTACTTCGACCAAATCGGTTTCAACACAGTTGGTTACGGTTGTACAACATGTATCGGTAACTCTGGTCCTTTATTACCAGAAATCGAAGATGCAATCAAATCAAACGATTTATTCGTAACTTCTGTATTATCAGGTAACCGTAACTTCGAAGGTCGTGTACACCCATTAGTAAAAGCTAACTTCTTAGCTTCACCACCATTAGTTGTTGCTTACGCATTAGCGGGTACTGTAGATATCGATCTACAAAAAGACGCAATCGCTGTAACTCCAGAAGGCAAAGAAGTATTCTTCGCTGATATCTGGCCATCAACTGAAGAAGTTAACGAAGTATTAAATAAAGTTGTAACTCGTGAATTATTCCAAAAAGAATACGAAACTGTATTCACTGCTAACGAAGCTTGGAATGCAATCGAAACTTCAACTGAAAACTTATATACTTTCGATGACAAATCAACTTACATCCAAAACCCACCATTCTTCACTGGTCTTTCTAAAGAGCCAGGTGCTATCCAAACATTAGCTGGAATGCGTGTAATGGCTAAGTTCGGTGACTCTATCACTACTGACCACATCTCTCCTGCAGGTGCAATCGGTAAAGATACACCAGCTGGTAAGTACTTAATCGAAAACGGAGTTGCAATCCGTGACTTCAACTCTTACGGTTCTCGTCGTGGTAACCACGAAGTAATGATGCGCGGTACATTCGCTAACATCCGTATCCGTAACCAAATCGCTCCAGGTACAGAAGGTGGTTTCACTACTTACTGGCCAACAGGCGAAGTTGAGTACATTTACGATGCTTGCATGAAGTACAAAGAAGCAGGTACTGGCTTAGTAGTATTAGCTGGTAACGACTACGGTATGGGTTCATCTCGTGACTGGGCTGCTAAAGGTACATTCTTACTAGGCGTTAAAACTGTAATCGCACAATCTTACGAGCGTATCCACCGTTCTAACTTAGTAATGATGGGCGTATTACCATTACAATTCATGGCTGGCGAATCAGCTGAAACTTTAGGATTAAAAGGTGACGAAACAATCGACGTTAACTTAACTGATGATGTTAAACCACGTGATATCCTAACTGTTACTGCTACTTCTCCAGAAGGAAAAGTAACTGAGTTCAAAGCGTTAGCTCGTTTCGACTCTGAAGTAGAAGTAGACTACTACCGTCACGGTGGTATCCTACAAATGGTATTACGTGCTAAAGCTGCACAACAATAA
- a CDS encoding YhgE/Pip domain-containing protein produces MGSFQLFGKELQSLKNRKGLLVALIGVMLIPIVYVAVLLSATWGPYDNLDNLPVAFVNKDAGGVSGGQAINVGEDLMETLKESNSLGWHFVTEEEAMAGLENQEFYLVVEVPEDFSQKVTTVLDANPQVPELRYIQNEGLNFMGAQVTNSAVEKLREQLGDKITATYARTVFSRFTDIETGFATGADGSKQIVDGTEQLADGTNTLLTSLTEKSADINKLAAGAKTADAGAGQLLSAINGGTGDINKLASGSRQVASGATQLKGGSQQVLAGLNSLKGGSTEIYTGLQQLQPGSENLLSGLQQLSAGANQLYAGIAVGDGTQANPGLAKGLNQLATVLQSKQADIEQMAQGAVLLQSLAQAPGMEAYRENLLALSAGLGELGSVYPVAVQSANALSNGANQIAQSMPALTTGLENAIAGQKTIVSGIGSLTAGQEKAVQGIDALVAGQTAVVSGASTLAGGASQVANGNASLTSSWNKLGAGVSNLKSGLTQISTGNETVAVGWQTMTEGVTSLNDGVNRLQAGSSELATGLEGGREQVAALRITDENIAMFSSPVTLAGEKVNAYEYYRDSTAPYILSLALFVGMLVLSMFVDFKKPAVLPKSAVSWFVSKWLQLALFATIQAVLVTVFTLVVLQLSVEHVVPFILFGIFVSIVFMSIIFFLVSVAGNIGRFIALVLAIAQLSITGSNLPIPMLPENLQAVSAYLPFTYSISGFKSVISLGDLSLLSSNALTLVIYLVVASVLALVAFIVSYKSLTTKYTPEVQPTA; encoded by the coding sequence ATGGGGTCGTTTCAGTTGTTTGGGAAGGAATTGCAGTCACTGAAAAATCGTAAAGGTTTACTCGTTGCGTTGATCGGTGTCATGCTCATTCCAATTGTTTACGTAGCTGTTCTTCTGTCAGCTACATGGGGACCGTATGACAATCTGGATAACTTACCGGTTGCATTCGTCAATAAGGATGCAGGCGGGGTTTCGGGTGGTCAAGCAATCAATGTCGGCGAAGATTTAATGGAAACATTAAAGGAGAGTAATTCATTAGGCTGGCATTTCGTGACAGAAGAAGAAGCGATGGCAGGGTTGGAAAATCAGGAATTTTACTTGGTGGTAGAAGTACCGGAAGACTTTTCACAAAAGGTGACTACCGTTCTTGATGCAAATCCGCAAGTGCCGGAATTGCGCTATATCCAAAATGAAGGGTTAAACTTCATGGGAGCGCAAGTAACAAACAGTGCTGTTGAAAAACTTCGCGAACAATTAGGGGACAAAATTACAGCGACTTATGCCAGAACGGTATTCTCAAGATTTACGGATATCGAAACAGGATTTGCTACCGGAGCGGATGGTTCGAAGCAAATCGTGGATGGCACGGAGCAGCTGGCAGATGGGACAAACACCTTATTAACATCATTGACGGAAAAGTCGGCAGATATTAACAAACTTGCTGCCGGTGCGAAGACGGCCGATGCAGGGGCAGGCCAGCTTCTTTCTGCGATCAATGGAGGAACGGGCGACATTAACAAGCTAGCGTCCGGATCACGTCAAGTGGCATCAGGTGCTACACAGTTAAAAGGCGGATCACAGCAAGTATTAGCCGGACTTAACTCCTTAAAAGGCGGTTCAACGGAAATCTACACAGGCTTACAGCAATTACAGCCTGGTTCTGAAAATCTACTTAGTGGGTTACAGCAGCTTTCTGCAGGAGCGAACCAGCTATACGCAGGGATCGCGGTAGGAGACGGCACACAAGCGAATCCTGGCTTGGCAAAAGGTCTGAACCAGCTGGCGACAGTATTGCAGTCGAAACAGGCGGATATTGAGCAAATGGCGCAAGGTGCAGTATTGCTGCAAAGTTTGGCGCAAGCACCTGGTATGGAAGCATACCGCGAAAATTTACTTGCGTTAAGTGCAGGTTTGGGTGAACTCGGCAGCGTTTATCCTGTTGCCGTTCAAAGTGCTAATGCATTAAGCAATGGTGCCAACCAGATTGCACAATCCATGCCAGCATTGACGACAGGTCTTGAAAATGCGATTGCAGGCCAAAAAACAATCGTGTCGGGAATTGGTTCATTAACAGCGGGTCAAGAAAAAGCTGTTCAAGGAATCGATGCGCTTGTTGCAGGGCAGACAGCTGTCGTTTCAGGGGCTTCTACTTTAGCGGGTGGTGCATCACAGGTAGCAAACGGTAACGCATCGCTAACGAGCTCGTGGAACAAATTAGGTGCAGGTGTTTCCAACTTGAAAAGCGGTTTAACGCAAATCAGTACAGGAAATGAAACCGTAGCAGTTGGGTGGCAAACGATGACAGAAGGGGTTACTTCATTAAATGATGGGGTGAACCGTCTTCAGGCAGGTTCATCGGAATTGGCGACTGGTCTGGAAGGCGGACGTGAACAAGTGGCGGCATTACGGATTACCGACGAAAATATCGCGATGTTCTCATCACCGGTCACATTGGCAGGGGAGAAAGTCAATGCATACGAATATTACCGTGATTCAACGGCACCGTATATTTTATCGTTGGCATTATTCGTAGGTATGCTCGTATTGTCCATGTTTGTTGACTTTAAAAAGCCGGCTGTATTGCCAAAGTCTGCGGTAAGCTGGTTTGTCAGTAAGTGGCTGCAATTGGCACTCTTTGCTACAATTCAGGCCGTGCTGGTTACCGTATTTACATTAGTTGTATTACAGCTATCGGTAGAACATGTCGTGCCGTTTATTTTATTCGGGATTTTTGTCAGCATTGTATTCATGTCGATCATTTTCTTCCTTGTATCGGTTGCAGGCAATATCGGGCGGTTTATCGCACTTGTACTGGCTATTGCACAATTATCGATTACAGGTTCGAATTTGCCGATTCCAATGCTGCCTGAAAATTTACAGGCTGTAAGTGCATATTTACCGTTTACGTATTCAATTTCAGGATTTAAATCGGTTATTTCATTAGGGGATCTTTCATTATTATCATCAAATGCTTTAACGCTGGTTATTTATTTAGTCGTTGCTTCTGTGTTGGCATTAGTCGCGTTTATCGTAAGCTATAAATCACTTACGACGAAGTACACACCGGAAGTG
- a CDS encoding 5'-nucleotidase C-terminal domain-containing protein: MKKKRMYSATALAAFTAVAVGATGVMAEETIFTDVSVSHPYADGINALTSAGIVKGFEDGTFKPDATVTRGQAAKMIAGALKLDTTNVKNPNFKDIKTSNQYYSQIAALVATGFVKGYEDGTFRTADKITHNQFAKILTNVSAVYPIDATALLTEAKVVFNPTKQLTRGELSSVLATMLAAAAPAPQPEPETDNYKLSIMHVNDTHGRVDSFPKLMTAVKEQRAKTPDALLLHAGDVFSGTLYFNEFQGQADLPFLNALKFDAITLGNHEFDLGSSPEGHKALADFIKASQFPVLTANVDFTKDSLFTGMFSDLVSSEPENGKIYAGMIKEVNGEKIGIFGLTTAETKDIASPGSVAFENYIDEAKKAVKAFEDKGVDKIIALTHIGYDDNPAYDNDQVLAKSVPGIDIIVGGHTHTELKEPVVIDTNTVGEKKDATLIVQAKEYAGFLGTVNVEFDENGVIVKHDGQLVEIGKLADDAEGLKILAPFKEKVDEITKAEIGVTIAEDLVSPRASDDNPVSVRNSETVLGNIITDGMLAKAKQYTDKKVVMAMQNGGGIRAAIPAGNITTGQVITVLPFGNTLALMDVTGAELKAAFEHSVKEAPKENGGFLHISGAKLEYDSSKEVGSRVVSLKYFDEATNAYVDIADNETYTVATNAFTAKGGDGFSSFEKAYGEGRVTDLGLSDWENLKEQLLSMKEIKFTTEGRIVDVAAPAEK; this comes from the coding sequence ATGAAGAAAAAAAGAATGTATTCAGCAACAGCTTTAGCAGCATTTACGGCAGTAGCTGTAGGAGCAACAGGTGTAATGGCAGAAGAGACAATTTTCACGGATGTCTCTGTTAGCCATCCATATGCAGATGGAATCAATGCTCTAACTTCTGCAGGTATCGTTAAAGGATTTGAAGATGGTACTTTTAAACCAGACGCAACGGTTACACGTGGACAAGCTGCAAAAATGATTGCGGGTGCTCTTAAACTAGATACGACAAATGTGAAAAATCCTAACTTCAAAGATATTAAAACGTCAAACCAGTATTACAGTCAAATAGCGGCATTAGTAGCTACTGGATTTGTAAAAGGTTATGAAGACGGCACATTCCGTACAGCGGATAAAATTACACATAATCAGTTTGCTAAAATTTTAACGAATGTTTCAGCGGTATATCCGATTGATGCAACAGCATTATTAACAGAGGCTAAAGTTGTATTCAACCCTACGAAACAACTAACTCGTGGTGAACTTTCAAGCGTATTGGCAACAATGCTTGCAGCGGCTGCACCAGCACCACAGCCTGAACCTGAAACAGACAATTATAAATTATCGATCATGCATGTGAACGATACTCATGGACGTGTGGATTCATTCCCGAAATTAATGACGGCAGTTAAGGAACAACGCGCTAAAACACCGGATGCGCTTTTATTGCATGCAGGTGACGTATTCAGCGGTACATTGTACTTCAACGAATTCCAAGGACAAGCAGATCTACCGTTTTTAAATGCATTGAAATTTGATGCCATCACATTAGGTAACCATGAATTTGACTTAGGTTCTTCACCAGAAGGACATAAAGCATTGGCAGACTTCATTAAAGCTTCACAATTCCCGGTATTAACGGCGAATGTTGACTTTACAAAAGACAGCCTGTTTACAGGAATGTTCTCTGACTTAGTATCAAGCGAGCCAGAAAACGGCAAAATTTACGCTGGTATGATTAAAGAAGTAAACGGCGAAAAAATCGGGATCTTCGGTTTAACGACGGCTGAAACGAAAGACATCGCATCACCAGGAAGTGTAGCATTTGAAAATTATATCGACGAAGCGAAAAAAGCGGTTAAAGCGTTTGAAGATAAAGGTGTCGATAAAATTATTGCTTTAACACATATCGGTTATGACGATAACCCTGCATATGACAATGATCAAGTTCTAGCAAAATCAGTACCTGGAATTGATATTATCGTAGGCGGTCACACGCATACTGAACTGAAAGAGCCAGTCGTAATTGATACAAACACTGTTGGCGAGAAAAAGGATGCAACATTGATTGTTCAAGCGAAAGAGTACGCTGGTTTCCTAGGTACTGTGAACGTTGAGTTCGATGAAAATGGTGTCATCGTGAAACATGACGGTCAGTTAGTTGAAATCGGTAAACTTGCAGATGACGCTGAAGGTTTAAAAATTCTAGCGCCGTTTAAAGAAAAAGTGGATGAAATTACTAAAGCCGAAATCGGTGTAACTATCGCAGAAGATTTAGTAAGCCCTCGTGCATCAGATGATAATCCAGTGAGTGTACGTAACAGCGAAACGGTATTAGGTAATATTATTACTGACGGTATGCTTGCAAAAGCGAAACAATATACTGATAAAAAAGTTGTAATGGCAATGCAAAATGGCGGCGGTATCCGTGCTGCAATTCCTGCCGGCAATATTACAACAGGACAAGTTATTACAGTATTGCCATTTGGTAATACATTAGCATTAATGGATGTTACAGGTGCTGAATTAAAAGCGGCATTTGAACACTCTGTGAAAGAAGCTCCAAAAGAGAACGGCGGATTCCTGCATATTTCAGGTGCTAAACTAGAATACGATTCTTCTAAAGAAGTAGGTTCTCGTGTCGTTTCATTAAAATACTTTGATGAAGCAACGAATGCATATGTCGATATAGCGGATAACGAAACATACACAGTAGCTACAAATGCCTTCACAGCTAAAGGCGGAGACGGCTTCAGCTCATTCGAAAAAGCATACGGTGAAGGCCGTGTGACGGACTTAGGTTTATCAGATTGGGAAAACTTAAAAGAACAATTACTATCAATGAAAGAAATTAAGTTTACGACAGAAGGCCGCATTGTAGATGTAGCTGCACCTGCGGAAAAATAA